Proteins co-encoded in one Thermosinus carboxydivorans Nor1 genomic window:
- the leuS gene encoding leucine--tRNA ligase, with amino-acid sequence MNERYNPREIEAKWQKVWAEEKAFACEMNRQKPEYYVLEMFPYPSGHLHMGHVRNYSIGDVIARFKMMQGYNVLHPMGWDAFGMPAENAAIKHGIHPAKWTWDNIANMRRQQQELGLSYDWDREVATCHPDYYRWTQWLFLLFYHRGLAYKKKAAVNWCNDCNTVLANEQVVDGRCWRCDSVVVKKELEQWFFKITAYADRLLEDLKELKGWPERVKVMQENWIGRSEGVEFSFDVPEVGEKITVYTTRHDTAFGVTYVVLAPEHPLVNKLIAGKPHEREVRAFIERIRNMNEINRTSTETEKEGMFTGAYAVNPFNGEQVPIWIANYVLVDYGTGAVMGVPAHDERDWQFATKYDLPKRIVIQPQGAELDLASMTGAYDGPGIMINSGQFTGLDNEAGKAAVADWLEEKGLGKRRINYRLRDWLVSRQRYWGAPIPIIYCPVCGIVPVPAEDLPVLLPENVSFDTGAVSPLAQVEEFVNCTCPQCGGKARRETDTMDTFICSSWYYYRYTSPHSDTEAFNSAKANYWMPVDQYIGGIEHAILHLLYSRFFTKVLKDAGLINVNEPFKNLLTQGMVIKDGAKMSKSKGNVVSPEEIIGKYGADTARLFILFAAPPERDLEWSDQGVEGAFRFLGRLWRIVHHYAPVAGAADESYDPAVLGPEERELRRVLHSTIKKVTEDIGERFNFNTAISAIMELVNALYAFREQTAAPNPGLVREALSALLRLLAPFAPHITEELWNQTIAQGSVHKQAWPSFDPEAIKVDEVEIVLQINGKVREKIKVPVGLDAKELEAIALAQERVKALIADKQIVKVICVPQKLVNIVVR; translated from the coding sequence ATGAACGAACGCTATAACCCCCGTGAAATTGAAGCAAAATGGCAAAAGGTATGGGCTGAGGAAAAAGCTTTTGCCTGTGAAATGAACCGGCAAAAACCGGAGTATTATGTACTTGAAATGTTTCCGTATCCTTCCGGCCACTTACATATGGGCCATGTGCGCAATTATTCCATTGGCGACGTGATTGCCCGCTTTAAAATGATGCAAGGTTATAATGTCCTGCATCCCATGGGGTGGGACGCTTTTGGCATGCCGGCGGAAAACGCCGCGATCAAACATGGCATTCATCCCGCGAAATGGACATGGGACAATATCGCCAATATGCGGCGGCAGCAGCAGGAGCTCGGTCTTTCTTACGATTGGGACCGGGAAGTTGCGACCTGTCACCCCGATTATTATCGCTGGACGCAATGGTTGTTTTTGCTTTTTTATCACCGCGGTTTGGCTTATAAAAAGAAGGCGGCAGTTAACTGGTGCAATGACTGTAACACAGTACTTGCCAATGAACAGGTGGTAGACGGACGGTGCTGGCGGTGCGATTCCGTAGTCGTCAAAAAAGAGCTTGAACAATGGTTCTTTAAGATTACCGCCTATGCTGACCGGCTGCTCGAAGACCTCAAAGAACTCAAGGGCTGGCCGGAGCGGGTAAAAGTTATGCAGGAAAACTGGATCGGCCGCAGCGAAGGGGTTGAATTCAGTTTCGACGTTCCTGAAGTGGGTGAGAAAATCACGGTTTATACTACGCGCCATGATACCGCCTTTGGGGTGACGTATGTGGTCTTGGCCCCCGAGCATCCGCTGGTGAACAAGCTGATTGCCGGCAAGCCTCATGAGCGCGAAGTGCGTGCCTTTATCGAGCGCATCCGCAATATGAACGAAATAAACCGGACTTCCACCGAAACGGAAAAAGAGGGGATGTTTACTGGCGCTTATGCCGTTAATCCTTTCAATGGCGAGCAGGTGCCTATTTGGATTGCCAACTATGTTCTTGTAGATTACGGCACGGGAGCCGTTATGGGTGTTCCGGCCCACGATGAACGGGACTGGCAGTTCGCGACCAAATATGATCTGCCCAAACGCATCGTTATCCAGCCCCAGGGTGCTGAATTGGATCTGGCAAGCATGACCGGCGCTTATGACGGTCCAGGGATAATGATTAATTCCGGGCAGTTTACCGGCCTGGACAACGAGGCGGGCAAAGCGGCCGTCGCCGACTGGCTGGAGGAAAAAGGACTGGGTAAGCGGCGTATCAACTACCGGTTGCGCGACTGGTTAGTATCCCGCCAGCGTTATTGGGGCGCGCCTATTCCGATTATTTACTGCCCTGTATGCGGCATAGTACCCGTTCCCGCAGAGGATTTGCCGGTACTGCTGCCCGAGAATGTCAGCTTTGATACCGGCGCCGTTTCCCCGCTGGCCCAAGTGGAAGAATTCGTCAACTGCACTTGCCCGCAGTGCGGCGGTAAGGCCCGGCGGGAGACAGATACTATGGATACTTTCATTTGTTCTTCTTGGTACTATTACCGCTATACCAGCCCGCACAGCGATACGGAGGCCTTTAATTCGGCCAAGGCCAATTATTGGATGCCCGTGGATCAATATATTGGCGGCATTGAGCATGCCATATTACATCTATTGTATTCGCGCTTCTTTACCAAGGTGCTTAAGGATGCGGGCCTTATTAATGTAAACGAGCCCTTTAAGAATTTGCTGACCCAGGGCATGGTTATCAAGGACGGCGCCAAAATGTCGAAGTCCAAAGGCAATGTTGTGTCGCCGGAGGAAATCATCGGCAAATACGGGGCTGATACGGCTCGACTCTTCATTCTCTTTGCCGCCCCGCCGGAAAGAGACCTGGAGTGGAGTGACCAGGGTGTGGAAGGGGCCTTCCGGTTCCTAGGACGGCTGTGGCGGATTGTTCATCACTACGCGCCTGTCGCCGGCGCTGCTGACGAAAGTTATGACCCCGCGGTCCTCGGCCCAGAAGAACGTGAGTTACGGCGGGTGCTGCACAGTACGATTAAAAAAGTTACGGAGGATATTGGGGAGCGCTTCAATTTCAATACTGCCATCAGCGCCATTATGGAACTGGTAAACGCGTTATACGCCTTCCGGGAGCAGACAGCGGCGCCCAATCCCGGCCTGGTGCGCGAAGCCCTTTCTGCCCTTCTTCGGCTGCTAGCGCCGTTTGCCCCTCATATTACCGAAGAACTTTGGAATCAGACCATTGCCCAGGGCAGTGTTCATAAGCAGGCATGGCCCAGCTTTGATCCGGAAGCCATCAAGGTTGACGAGGTAGAAATCGTTTTGCAAATTAACGGCAAGGTACGGGAAAAAATTAAGGTTCCCGTCGGATTGGACGCGAAAGAACTGGAAGCAATTGCCCTGGCGCAGGAGCGGGTAAAAGCGCTGATAGCGGACAAACAAATTGTGAAGGTCATTTGCGTGCCGCAAAAACTGGTGAACATTGTTGTAAGATAA
- a CDS encoding DMT family transporter — translation MALNAQTLGVLLIIFSACGFATLAIFIKFAYAAGANTVTVLAYRFTIAALLFGAVIRLCGLDFRVTGKQAVQLCLLGGIGYGLMSTLFALTVLYLPASLAGIILYTYPALVSVLSFLVGDELFGWRKGVALVICFTGLVLVLGVSLTGLNTTGAAFGLGSALVYSCYIVAGNRLLKGIDPLVSTFYVCTAAAVVFVAGGMLSGTLIWSLSLQGWLAILGIAVFATCIGILGFFAGMYRIGATNASIISTFEPVITVLLSALLLEERITAIQGFGGLLILAGVLVLQLTGGSTAVAKTCDERGNMDKFGEI, via the coding sequence ATGGCTTTGAATGCACAGACACTCGGGGTTCTGCTGATAATTTTTTCGGCCTGTGGTTTTGCCACGCTGGCCATCTTTATTAAATTTGCGTATGCGGCCGGCGCCAATACCGTCACGGTTTTGGCCTATCGCTTTACTATTGCCGCTCTTCTTTTTGGGGCCGTTATCCGGCTATGCGGCCTTGACTTTCGGGTAACGGGCAAGCAGGCCGTGCAGCTTTGCTTACTGGGGGGTATCGGCTACGGCCTTATGTCAACGCTATTTGCTCTCACGGTACTTTACTTACCGGCCAGCCTTGCCGGAATAATTTTGTATACTTACCCTGCATTGGTTAGTGTCTTGTCTTTTCTGGTCGGAGACGAGTTGTTTGGATGGCGAAAGGGGGTGGCGTTGGTTATTTGTTTTACCGGTCTCGTGCTGGTGCTCGGCGTGTCCTTGACCGGTCTTAACACTACTGGCGCCGCATTTGGCCTTGGTTCAGCCCTGGTTTATTCCTGTTATATTGTTGCCGGCAATCGGCTGCTTAAAGGGATCGATCCACTGGTATCCACTTTCTACGTTTGCACGGCGGCGGCCGTCGTCTTTGTGGCTGGCGGCATGCTTAGCGGCACCCTTATATGGAGCCTTTCGCTGCAAGGATGGCTTGCCATTTTGGGTATTGCCGTTTTTGCTACTTGTATCGGTATTCTTGGTTTTTTTGCCGGCATGTACCGGATTGGCGCGACCAATGCTTCGATCATCAGTACTTTTGAACCGGTAATTACGGTGCTGTTGTCTGCTTTGTTGCTGGAAGAAAGAATTACGGCCATACAGGGCTTTGGCGGTCTGCTTATTCTTGCCGGGGTGCTTGTCCTTCAACTAACAGGGGGTTCGACTGCCGTTGCTAAAACGTGTGATGAAAGAGGAAATATGGATAAATTTGGAGAAATATAG
- a CDS encoding ComEA family DNA-binding protein, protein MDGVQKRLVIILLMAALIVAGSIYHYWQKTTVTETVASGPVVTAQSRTDEIVIYVSGAVNKPGVFKMPAGGRVLDAVNYAGGLAAGADSTRVNLAQPLKDGMHVHVPVVVLAAGPGGSNSAGGAGKVNVNTASANELDKLPGIGPALAQRIIDYRQSIGGFKDLEEVKKVPGIGEAKFNQIKDKISL, encoded by the coding sequence GTGGACGGGGTGCAGAAACGGCTGGTCATTATCTTGTTGATGGCAGCTCTGATTGTTGCCGGCAGTATTTATCATTATTGGCAAAAGACGACGGTGACGGAAACGGTCGCCAGCGGACCGGTTGTGACGGCTCAGTCACGGACTGACGAAATAGTTATTTACGTCAGTGGTGCGGTGAATAAACCCGGTGTTTTCAAAATGCCGGCCGGGGGACGGGTATTGGATGCGGTGAATTACGCGGGCGGGCTCGCCGCCGGCGCGGATAGTACCCGGGTAAACCTGGCCCAGCCATTAAAAGATGGAATGCATGTTCATGTGCCGGTAGTAGTGCTGGCGGCCGGCCCCGGCGGATCTAACTCGGCCGGCGGTGCCGGCAAGGTGAACGTTAACACGGCCAGCGCAAATGAACTTGACAAACTGCCAGGGATTGGGCCGGCGTTGGCCCAGCGCATTATTGACTATCGCCAAAGTATTGGCGGTTTTAAGGATCTGGAAGAAGTAAAGAAAGTTCCGGGAATTGGCGAAGCCAAATTTAATCAAATTAAAGATAAAATTTCTCTGTAA
- a CDS encoding DNA internalization-related competence protein ComEC/Rec2, with the protein MRNVTLFITAAFAAGIWAADLANWPWPALVISFVALLLAAAWQVGRCPARAAWLLAGLFFVAGIIRFLHADMLPANDISRYAGNSVVLSGTVAESPRVTPVSDEQVKVRYRLTAELVQTERDYKTVRGGIIVTVRQPANQTVAGYGDKITVSGIIAAPRGYQNPGAADWAAALKRQGITAILFSPGKVIVTPAPASSWYGRLQAWRQALKGQIAATLPPSDAAILTGLVFGGYEGIKKEVIADFATTGIIHILSVSGTHIALAAGVALWLGRVLKLRPRISAALAAVTVLFYMTLAGLVPPVVRSGLMGLTALAALAAGREPDAPTALSLSALAMLAVQPALLYDISFQLSFAATAGLVFLYRKTLAVLTTVLPELLAGPFAVTLAAQLGVLPFLAWYFNTLSLSAFLANLIIVPLVEGVVILGLAACLASLFTGWGAKVLLALCGLAIGAVVQLAAFLAALPGGVVYLPPFTIWAGLIYYFLIAWAYGYRFGILPSLPVVMRRWPQAIAMVGLAAAVCLAVALWYPRPVSVHFIDVGQGDATLITTPHRRAILVDAGGTSGDADGFDVGEQVVLPYLRHHGVQALDYLILTHGHSDHAGGAAAIAASLPVKTALVAQEEQISPVMQAFLRGKKSAVAVPAFTGQNIIIDGVSLTVVHAPVGGAARNEASVVVRVDYGRHSFLLTGDLEKAQETALVADGIEPCSVLKVGHHGSKTSTSSEFLAALSPQYAVISVGYQNRFGHPHPETLARLDRQGVKVYRTDRDGAILFTTDGKTLTVSTFGDRHAASPNRGGQR; encoded by the coding sequence ATGAGGAATGTTACGCTTTTTATAACTGCCGCGTTTGCTGCCGGAATATGGGCAGCTGATTTAGCCAACTGGCCCTGGCCGGCACTGGTTATTTCCTTTGTCGCGCTCCTATTGGCTGCTGCTTGGCAGGTGGGCCGCTGCCCCGCCCGCGCGGCCTGGCTGCTGGCCGGACTGTTTTTTGTGGCCGGTATTATCCGCTTTCTTCATGCCGATATGCTGCCGGCGAACGACATCAGCCGCTATGCCGGAAACAGCGTTGTCTTATCCGGCACGGTCGCCGAGTCGCCGCGCGTAACGCCGGTCAGCGACGAGCAGGTGAAAGTGCGGTACCGCCTAACGGCAGAGTTGGTCCAAACTGAGCGGGATTATAAAACGGTTAGGGGCGGCATTATCGTAACTGTCCGTCAGCCGGCTAACCAGACAGTGGCGGGATATGGCGACAAGATTACTGTTTCCGGGATAATAGCTGCGCCTCGCGGCTATCAAAATCCTGGCGCCGCTGATTGGGCCGCCGCGCTTAAACGGCAGGGCATTACGGCAATACTCTTTTCCCCCGGCAAAGTGATAGTTACACCGGCGCCGGCTTCATCCTGGTACGGGCGGCTACAAGCCTGGCGGCAAGCGCTGAAAGGACAAATCGCCGCCACACTGCCCCCCAGCGACGCGGCGATTCTGACTGGGCTTGTTTTTGGCGGCTATGAGGGAATTAAGAAAGAGGTCATTGCCGACTTCGCCACAACAGGCATTATCCATATTTTATCGGTATCGGGAACGCATATCGCTTTGGCGGCCGGGGTAGCCCTCTGGCTGGGCAGGGTATTAAAGCTGCGCCCGCGTATTAGTGCGGCCCTGGCGGCGGTGACGGTTCTTTTTTATATGACGTTGGCGGGCTTGGTTCCGCCGGTGGTTCGTTCGGGCTTGATGGGACTGACGGCGTTAGCGGCGCTAGCCGCCGGCCGGGAGCCGGATGCGCCCACGGCATTGTCCTTATCGGCGCTAGCTATGCTAGCCGTTCAGCCTGCCCTGCTTTATGATATCAGTTTCCAACTGTCGTTCGCCGCCACGGCCGGACTGGTTTTTCTTTACCGTAAGACTTTGGCGGTGTTAACCACTGTTTTACCGGAGTTGCTGGCCGGACCGTTTGCGGTGACGTTGGCGGCCCAGCTGGGCGTGCTGCCTTTTCTGGCCTGGTATTTCAATACTTTGTCCTTAAGCGCTTTTCTCGCCAATCTTATCATTGTACCCCTCGTAGAGGGTGTAGTAATTTTGGGTCTTGCGGCATGCCTGGCCAGCTTGTTTACCGGATGGGGGGCGAAAGTCCTCTTGGCCTTGTGCGGGCTGGCAATCGGCGCCGTGGTGCAGCTTGCCGCATTTTTGGCCGCTTTGCCTGGCGGTGTCGTCTATTTGCCGCCCTTTACAATTTGGGCTGGTCTCATATATTATTTTCTCATAGCTTGGGCCTACGGGTACCGGTTTGGCATTTTACCGTCCCTGCCGGTGGTGATGCGGCGGTGGCCGCAGGCTATCGCCATGGTTGGCCTGGCGGCTGCTGTCTGCTTGGCTGTGGCTCTGTGGTATCCCCGGCCCGTCAGTGTCCATTTTATTGATGTTGGGCAGGGTGACGCTACTTTGATAACAACGCCGCATCGGCGGGCCATATTAGTTGATGCCGGCGGCACAAGCGGCGATGCCGACGGTTTTGACGTCGGCGAACAGGTGGTGCTACCTTATCTTCGCCATCACGGCGTCCAGGCGCTTGACTATCTGATTTTAACCCATGGCCACAGCGACCACGCCGGCGGTGCTGCCGCTATCGCTGCGTCCCTGCCGGTCAAAACGGCCCTGGTGGCGCAAGAGGAGCAAATTTCGCCGGTGATGCAGGCTTTTCTGAGGGGCAAGAAATCCGCGGTCGCCGTTCCCGCCTTTACCGGGCAAAATATTATTATCGACGGAGTTTCCCTAACAGTTGTCCATGCGCCGGTTGGCGGTGCCGCCAGGAATGAAGCTTCCGTTGTCGTCCGGGTGGATTACGGCCGTCATAGTTTTTTGCTTACCGGCGATTTGGAAAAAGCGCAGGAGACGGCCCTGGTAGCCGACGGTATCGAGCCCTGCAGCGTTTTAAAAGTCGGACACCATGGTTCGAAAACGTCAACCTCATCGGAATTTCTCGCCGCCTTGTCGCCACAGTATGCCGTTATTTCCGTTGGTTATCAAAACCGTTTCGGGCATCCGCACCCGGAGACCCTTGCCCGCCTGGACAGGCAGGGCGTCAAAGTTTACCGGACGGATCGGGATGGCGCCATATTATTTACGACGGACGGCAAGACGCTCACGGTGAGTACTTTTGGCGACAGACATGCGGCCAGCCCAAATAGGGGAGGACAGCGATGA
- the holA gene encoding DNA polymerase III subunit delta produces the protein MNYQEAVRQIRSGRVLPVYLLHGEEVYLAREFEAAIINAVLSPEERDTNLIIFDGDPAPAELTSVVETAPFLGDKNVVVVRETALFRASRKNTDESDAGDRDAERILKLVRNLPEYTLLIFQTAEAADKRRKLFKTVEERGAAVELAPLKIKELRGWVVDKLAAAGKKIAPDALEHLLAVVSMMPQVSLGFLAGELAKLALYTENRAIITRRDLAEVLSAVPEVSVFALVDAITQKQVGKALSLLSDQLAIGEHPVRLVALLARQVRMLWQAKELAEKGLGAREIAEKLGVHPFVGEKLARQCLQFTAGRLKEAVLALAAADRDFKSGRAGAFSLDKIIIDLCR, from the coding sequence ATGAATTATCAAGAAGCAGTGCGGCAGATCCGGTCAGGCCGGGTGCTGCCGGTTTATCTTTTACACGGCGAGGAAGTCTATCTTGCCCGGGAATTTGAAGCGGCTATTATCAATGCCGTTCTCTCGCCGGAGGAGCGGGATACTAATCTTATTATATTTGATGGCGATCCGGCGCCGGCCGAACTGACGTCTGTGGTGGAAACGGCGCCATTTTTAGGCGACAAAAATGTCGTAGTTGTCAGGGAAACGGCCTTGTTTCGGGCCAGTCGCAAAAATACTGACGAAAGTGACGCTGGCGACCGCGATGCTGAGCGTATCCTTAAGTTGGTGCGCAACTTGCCGGAATATACCCTGCTTATTTTTCAGACGGCAGAGGCGGCCGATAAACGGCGAAAACTGTTCAAAACCGTAGAAGAACGAGGGGCGGCGGTCGAACTAGCGCCGCTAAAGATAAAAGAGCTGCGCGGATGGGTGGTGGACAAGCTGGCGGCAGCGGGCAAGAAGATCGCACCTGATGCCCTGGAACACCTGTTAGCGGTGGTTAGTATGATGCCGCAGGTGTCACTTGGCTTTTTAGCGGGGGAACTTGCCAAACTTGCCTTGTATACAGAGAACCGTGCGATAATTACACGCCGGGATTTGGCGGAAGTACTGTCAGCTGTACCTGAAGTTTCTGTTTTTGCGCTCGTTGACGCTATAACCCAGAAACAGGTCGGCAAGGCCCTTTCATTATTATCCGACCAATTGGCAATAGGCGAGCACCCGGTGCGGTTAGTGGCTCTTTTGGCCCGCCAGGTGAGGATGCTGTGGCAGGCCAAAGAATTAGCCGAAAAGGGGCTGGGGGCGCGCGAGATCGCAGAAAAACTGGGTGTTCATCCTTTTGTGGGCGAAAAACTTGCTCGTCAATGCCTGCAGTTTACCGCCGGGCGTCTGAAGGAAGCGGTCTTGGCATTAGCGGCCGCGGACCGGGATTTTAAGTCCGGCCGGGCCGGCGCTTTTAGCCTGGACAAGATTATAATCGATTTATGCCGATAA
- the rpsT gene encoding 30S ribosomal protein S20 — MPNIKSSIRSVKTDAERRARNFPVKTAIRTISRKVAEAVQAGQVEEAKTLLTKASSIIDKAAAKGVIHKNAAARKKSRLAQKVNALAQ; from the coding sequence TTGCCGAATATCAAGTCTTCCATTCGCAGCGTAAAAACCGATGCGGAACGCCGCGCCCGCAACTTCCCGGTGAAAACCGCTATCCGCACCATTTCCCGCAAAGTTGCCGAAGCGGTTCAAGCCGGCCAAGTAGAAGAGGCTAAAACCCTCCTGACCAAAGCCAGCAGCATTATTGACAAAGCCGCCGCGAAAGGCGTTATTCATAAAAATGCCGCGGCCCGGAAGAAATCTCGTCTGGCGCAAAAAGTTAACGCACTGGCTCAATAA
- the gpr gene encoding GPR endopeptidase has translation MQQANFTPRTDLALEAREVLTRRVREDIPGVIVETSEDEDVLITRVNITTPEAERLMGKLQGTYITIEAPGLRYKNTPLEKKVMNFLAQELGQLVQLPRNGTALVVGLGNWNVTPDALGPRAVDKIVVTRHLQEMLSPELKGGVRSVCAIAPGVLGITGMETAEIIQGIVSRVKPDVVIAIDALAAASSHRVITTVQIANTGIHPGSGVGNKRFGLTQQSLGVPVIAIGVPTVVHASTIAMDTIDTLQEHAAFARYFRSMANLTDQDRQVIVRQVLPDTLGDLMVTPKEIDRLINDIANVVAGGINQAMHPHIDYENIHLYLH, from the coding sequence ATGCAGCAGGCAAATTTTACCCCGCGCACAGACTTGGCGTTGGAAGCAAGAGAGGTTTTAACCCGCCGCGTGCGGGAAGATATACCCGGCGTCATTGTCGAAACGTCTGAAGACGAAGATGTGCTTATTACCCGGGTTAACATCACCACGCCTGAGGCGGAACGGTTGATGGGCAAATTGCAGGGCACATATATTACTATTGAAGCACCAGGCCTACGGTATAAAAATACGCCCCTCGAGAAAAAAGTCATGAATTTTTTGGCTCAGGAACTAGGCCAGCTCGTCCAACTGCCGCGTAATGGCACCGCTTTGGTGGTGGGGCTGGGAAACTGGAATGTTACCCCTGATGCATTGGGACCCCGTGCAGTAGATAAAATTGTTGTTACCAGGCACCTCCAGGAAATGCTATCGCCTGAGCTAAAAGGCGGTGTCCGTTCCGTGTGTGCCATTGCCCCTGGCGTACTCGGCATAACCGGTATGGAGACCGCCGAGATTATCCAGGGTATCGTAAGCCGCGTTAAGCCTGATGTGGTCATAGCCATCGATGCCCTCGCGGCGGCATCCAGCCATCGCGTCATAACCACCGTGCAGATTGCCAATACCGGGATTCATCCTGGTTCCGGTGTAGGCAATAAACGCTTCGGCCTTACGCAGCAATCCCTTGGGGTACCGGTTATTGCTATCGGTGTTCCTACCGTGGTCCACGCTTCCACCATCGCCATGGATACCATTGACACCCTGCAGGAGCATGCCGCCTTTGCCCGCTATTTCCGGAGCATGGCCAATCTAACCGACCAGGACCGACAGGTTATTGTTCGGCAGGTGCTGCCTGACACGTTGGGCGATCTAATGGTGACACCGAAAGAAATCGACCGTCTTATTAACGACATCGCCAATGTGGTGGCTGGGGGTATCAACCAGGCAATGCACCCTCACATTGACTATGAAAATATTCATCTTTACCTCCATTAG
- the spoIIP gene encoding stage II sporulation protein P: protein MRRRRRYHSQIKPLYITLCVAIFFLVIAAGYWMLHEAALPVSTSASTEIPKWREIFFASIPGISGASQPVKIAAELTPQKFLGRIVLFLTNIDIGDSKSLLRMEIPLLAAVKSSIPIVSAKSLPNFPKFDPQTFLLPGKPLIGIYHTHTSESFVPNSGVTHKRGGQPGDIVDVGKALVARLDKHGIKAVHSTTVHDYPSFMKAYGPSENTVKKMLADYPSIQMVFDIHRDADKRENSVVQINGATVARITIVVATGQQDLVQPHWQQNHAFAKLIDAKLDQHFPGLSRGIQLVDWRYNQHLHPRSLLIEVGCQDNSKEEAVRSIEMFGDVLAEIIAENNN, encoded by the coding sequence TTGAGAAGACGGCGGCGGTACCATTCCCAAATAAAACCTCTTTATATTACTTTGTGTGTTGCAATTTTCTTCTTGGTTATTGCGGCAGGATACTGGATGCTTCACGAGGCGGCGCTGCCGGTTAGCACCAGTGCCAGCACGGAAATCCCTAAATGGCGTGAAATATTTTTTGCCAGTATTCCGGGAATATCAGGGGCGTCGCAGCCCGTAAAGATTGCGGCAGAGCTGACGCCGCAAAAGTTTTTAGGGAGGATTGTTTTATTCCTTACCAATATTGATATCGGCGACAGCAAGTCCTTGCTGCGGATGGAAATTCCGCTGCTAGCTGCAGTTAAGTCAAGCATCCCCATAGTGAGCGCGAAAAGTCTGCCCAATTTCCCCAAGTTTGATCCGCAGACTTTTTTATTGCCTGGTAAGCCGCTGATTGGTATCTATCATACTCATACTTCGGAATCGTTTGTTCCTAATTCCGGTGTTACCCATAAACGCGGTGGACAGCCAGGGGACATTGTCGATGTGGGCAAAGCCCTTGTGGCTCGCTTGGATAAGCATGGCATCAAAGCGGTTCACAGCACGACCGTTCATGATTATCCAAGCTTTATGAAAGCATATGGTCCGTCGGAAAATACGGTAAAGAAAATGCTGGCTGACTATCCTTCCATCCAAATGGTTTTTGATATTCACCGGGACGCCGATAAGCGAGAAAATTCAGTTGTTCAGATTAATGGCGCGACCGTGGCGCGAATTACTATCGTGGTAGCTACCGGGCAACAAGATCTGGTACAGCCCCATTGGCAACAAAACCATGCCTTTGCCAAGTTAATTGATGCCAAGCTCGACCAGCATTTCCCCGGGTTGTCGCGGGGGATTCAGCTTGTTGATTGGCGCTACAATCAGCATCTGCACCCTCGTTCCCTGCTGATTGAGGTAGGGTGCCAAGATAACAGCAAGGAGGAAGCTGTGCGCAGTATTGAGATGTTTGGCGACGTGCTGGCGGAAATTATTGCGGAGAATAATAATTGA